In Temnothorax longispinosus isolate EJ_2023e unplaced genomic scaffold, Tlon_JGU_v1 HiC_scaffold_16, whole genome shotgun sequence, a genomic segment contains:
- the LOC139823680 gene encoding probable ATP-dependent RNA helicase DHX37, whose translation MLCHLSKPLVDPPPRYNQGTEKIICHVSGTFGKAGWALPSMDIKHPWTVSWFAYFFLESQVYPELKRFVPSLLTTPGSITKSWTRLIPRTQAIVQTLQSQGVVSKYKLLEIWGSDKKLLERCFVRVEHSRPSRGHRVAQQRGRARRRSEKRQTIVRAHRVHTCLIYTVFYIVSRIKSYII comes from the exons ATGCTATGCCATCTTAGTAAACCATTGGTTGATCCACCGCcaag atataatcaaGGAACTGAAAAGATCATTTGCCACGTGTCTGGTACATTCGGAAAGGCCGGATGGGCACTACCATCGATGGATATAAAGCACCCGTGGACGGTGTCGTGGTTCGCGTATTTCTTCTTGGAGAGTCAAGTGTACCCTGAGCTGAAACGATTTGTCCCGTCGCTGCTGACGACACCTGGGAGCATCACCAAGTCATGGACTAG ATTGATACCACGCACTCAAGCAATAGTACAAACGCTGCAGTCGCAGGGAGTCGTGTCCAAGTACAAACTGCTAGAAATCTGGGGTTcggataaaaaattgttggaAAGATGCTTTGTGCGAGTAGAGCACTCGCGCCCTTCCAGAGGGCACCGCGTGGCGCAGCAACGCGGGCGCGCACGCCGTAGAAGCGAGAAGCGACAGACGATAGTCCGAGCGCATCGCGTGCACACGTGTCTTATATATACGGTGTTTTATATTGTGTCGAGAATAAAGagttatatcatataa